A region from the Acyrthosiphon pisum isolate AL4f chromosome A1, pea_aphid_22Mar2018_4r6ur, whole genome shotgun sequence genome encodes:
- the LOC100160917 gene encoding NADH dehydrogenase [ubiquinone] 1 alpha subcomplex subunit 13-like, whose protein sequence is MATAERVKQDMPPKGGYRKINFARVFPKPFASSRAMVGTYIVCTGVGWYLYLLNDRLVDKYQVESRSSLIAITPLLDAEADREYLKQLRKNRETEEKLMKNVKGWKTGTLYGEPVYKTVDKNELIEPGLNEYYVHAPDKVLYDRVYWHKYL, encoded by the exons ATGGCGACTGCAGAGCGTGTAAAACAAGATATGCCTCCAAAAGGTGGATATCGGAAGATCAATTTTGCTCGAGTGTTTCCTAAACCATTTGCCAGta gtagaGCAATGGTTGGTACATATATAGTTTGCACTGGAGTTGGCTGGTACTTATACCTTTTAAATGACCGATTAGTTGATAAATATCAAGTTGAATCACGTAGCTCACTGATTGCTATAACACCACTATTAGATGCCGAAGCTGACAGAGA atatctaaaacaattaagaaaaaatCGTGAAACCGAAGaaaaattgatgaaaaatgtCAAAGGATGGAAAACAGGTACTTTATATGGTGAGCCTGTATACAAAACAGTAGATAAGAATGAACTCATTGAACCTGGTTTAAATGAGTATTATGTACATGCTCCTGATAAAGTATTATATGACCGAGTATACTGGCACAAATATCTATAA
- the LOC100168532 gene encoding ras-related GTP-binding protein A, with protein MKKKVLLMGKSGSGKTSMRSIIFANYIAKDTSRLGATIDVEHSHVRFLGNLVLNLWDCGGQEAFMENYFVSQRENIFRNVEVLIYVFDVESRDEELKRDLRYYETCLSAIYENSPSAKVFCLIHKMDLLQEDQRDKIFSDRENEIINMSKPVDCSCFKTSIWDETLYRAWSSIVYKLIPNVKELEQSLTLFADLMDGDEVLLFERATFLVISHCQRNLQRDIHRFEKVSNIIKQFKLSCSKVAAQFQSMEVRNSNFAAFIDLFTTNTYIMVIMSDPHIPSAATLLNIKNARKHFEKLERSSQSQQNKK; from the coding sequence ATGAAGAAAAAAGTGTTGTTGATGGGCAAGAGCGGCTCTGGTAAAACAAGCATGAGATCAATAATTTTTGCCAACTACATAGCCAAAGACACTAGTCGATTGGGTGCGACGATTGACGTTGAACATTCCCATGTTAGATTTCTTGGGAATCTAGTGCTTAATTTATGGGATTGCGGAGGACAAGAAGCATTTATGGAAAACTATTTTGTCAGTCAACGAGAGAACATTTTTCGCAATGTAGAAGTGcttatttatgtatttgatgTGGAGAGTCGAGATGAAGAACTTAAAAGAGATTTAAGATACTACGAGACTTGTCTTAGTGCAATTTATGAAAATTCTCCGTCTGCGAAGGTATTTTGTCTAATTCATAAAATGGATTTGCTGCAAGAAGATCAACGTGACAAGATATTTTCAGACCgggaaaatgaaataattaatatgtccAAACCAGTTGACTGTTCTTGTTTCAAGACATCAATTTGGGATGAAACGTTATATAGAGCTTGGTCTTCAATTGTGTATAAATTGATACCAAATGTTAAAGAACTTGAACAAAGCTTAACATTGTTTGCTGATCTAATGGACGGTGACGAAGTATTATTGTTTGAACGTGCAACTTTCCTTGTTATTTCACATTGTCAACGAAATCTACAACGTGATATTCATCGTTTTGAAAAAGTCTCTaatatcataaaacaatttaaacttaGTTGTAGCAAAGTAGCTGCTCAATTCCAAAGCATGGAAgtaagaaattcaaattttgccgcttttatagatttatttacaacaaatacatatattatggttattatgtCTGATCCACATATTCCTTCAGCTGCCACTTTATTGAACATAAAAAACGCTCggaaacattttgaaaaattagaacGTTCAAGCCAGTCTCaacagaacaaaaaataa